A part of Solicola gregarius genomic DNA contains:
- a CDS encoding NAD(P)/FAD-dependent oxidoreductase: MPNNGPICASCCWRRSSRATARRAATAAGCRRRSPATSKRYAKTGGREGVTRLVREMESAVDEVIGVCAAEGVDADIVKDGVLHVARSEPQLARLEATLAANAEWGIDETHERRLSRAEVRDRVRVEGALGAIYSPHCARVQPAKLVQGVAAAVRRLGVTIYEGTEVTAIEAGRAVTGRGVVRAEYVLRCLEGYTASVSGRRREWLPMNSSMIATEPLPAQVWDEIGWSGAELVGDNANAYSYAQRTADGRIAIGGRGRPYRFGSRTDTDGVTQAWTIESLRAILHSQFPATYGLPVAHAWCGVLGVPRDWCASVTLDRSSGLGWAGGYVGSGLTTTNLAGRTLADLVLGHDSDLVSLPWTDRHVRPWEPEPLRWLGVQSMYTLYREADRREAAGLRRPSRISRFANLLTGR; encoded by the coding sequence TTGCCAAACAACGGCCCGATCTGCGCATCGTGCTGCTGGAGAAGGAGTTCGCGGGCTACGGCGCGTCGGGCCGCAACGGCGGCTGGCTGTCGGCGGAGGTCGCCGGCAACCTCGAAGCGGTACGCGAAGACGGGCGGCCGCGAAGGAGTCACCCGCCTCGTACGCGAGATGGAGTCGGCCGTCGACGAGGTGATCGGCGTCTGCGCCGCGGAGGGTGTCGACGCCGACATCGTCAAGGACGGTGTGCTCCACGTCGCCCGATCGGAGCCGCAGCTCGCCCGGCTGGAGGCGACACTCGCCGCGAATGCGGAGTGGGGCATCGACGAGACCCACGAGCGGCGGCTGTCGCGTGCCGAGGTACGCGACCGGGTGCGCGTCGAGGGCGCCCTCGGCGCGATCTACAGCCCGCACTGCGCACGAGTACAGCCGGCGAAGCTCGTCCAGGGCGTCGCCGCGGCAGTGCGTCGGCTCGGGGTCACGATCTACGAGGGCACCGAAGTCACGGCGATCGAGGCCGGTCGCGCGGTGACGGGGCGCGGCGTCGTGCGCGCCGAGTACGTGCTGCGCTGCCTCGAGGGGTACACCGCGAGCGTCTCCGGTCGGCGCCGCGAATGGCTGCCGATGAACTCCTCGATGATCGCAACGGAGCCGCTGCCCGCCCAGGTGTGGGACGAGATCGGCTGGTCGGGTGCCGAGCTCGTCGGCGACAATGCGAATGCGTACAGCTACGCGCAGCGCACGGCCGACGGCCGGATCGCCATCGGCGGCCGGGGCCGGCCCTACCGCTTCGGCTCGCGTACCGACACCGACGGCGTGACCCAGGCGTGGACCATCGAGTCGCTGCGGGCGATCCTGCACAGTCAGTTCCCCGCGACGTACGGCCTGCCGGTCGCGCACGCGTGGTGCGGCGTGCTCGGCGTGCCGCGCGACTGGTGCGCGAGCGTGACCCTCGACCGCTCGTCGGGGCTCGGCTGGGCAGGCGGGTACGTCGGCAGCGGGCTCACCACGACGAACCTCGCCGGGCGCACCCTCGCGGACCTCGTGCTCGGCCACGACTCCGACCTCGTTTCGCTGCCGTGGACCGATCGTCACGTTCGGCCATGGGAGCCAGAACCCCTGCGCTGGCTGGGAGTTCAGTCGATGTACACGCTGTACAGAGAGGCCGACCGGCGGGAGGCCGCGGGGCTTCGGAGGCCGAGCCGAATCAGCCGGTTCGCGAACCTACTGACCGGTCGCTGA
- a CDS encoding pirin family protein: MSNLERDPAESLCVADSSTGPTLDVLPGRLVPLSPRRPLEQGSDGSDHARDETIVNRMLPQRHRRMVGAWCFVDHYGPDDISTTRGMQVPPHPHSGLQTVSWLYEGAVHHQDSRGSDQLISPGELGLMTSGRAISHSEASPQDRPRLLHGMQLWVALPDGSRSGEPGWEHHRDLPAGEIGDARVRVLLGSLADIESQARTYTPIVGAEVRLDGETSLPLRDEFEYAVVVASGAVEIDGTRVAPGSLAYLGLGRTELTASGSAVFLLLGGEPFDEELVMWWNFIGRSHAEIESMRKSWMETSDYGVVDSFGGERMPAPPLPQVSLRPRGRQG; encoded by the coding sequence GTGAGCAACCTCGAACGAGACCCGGCGGAGTCACTGTGCGTCGCCGACTCGAGCACGGGGCCGACGCTCGACGTGCTGCCCGGGCGACTCGTGCCGCTGAGCCCGAGACGACCGCTGGAGCAGGGCTCTGACGGTTCGGACCACGCTCGGGACGAGACGATCGTCAATCGGATGCTGCCGCAGCGGCACCGCCGGATGGTGGGTGCGTGGTGCTTCGTCGACCACTACGGACCCGACGACATCTCGACGACGCGGGGCATGCAGGTGCCGCCTCATCCGCACTCCGGGCTGCAGACCGTGAGCTGGCTGTACGAGGGCGCGGTGCATCACCAGGACAGCCGCGGCAGCGATCAGCTCATCTCGCCCGGCGAGCTGGGCCTGATGACTTCCGGCCGAGCGATCTCCCACTCGGAGGCGTCACCGCAGGACCGGCCGCGGTTGCTGCACGGTATGCAGCTGTGGGTCGCCCTCCCCGACGGGAGTCGCTCCGGCGAGCCCGGCTGGGAGCACCACCGAGACCTGCCCGCGGGTGAGATCGGCGACGCCCGGGTACGCGTACTGCTCGGCTCACTCGCAGACATCGAGTCGCAGGCACGTACGTACACACCGATCGTCGGTGCAGAGGTGCGCCTCGACGGCGAGACGTCCCTGCCGTTGCGCGACGAGTTCGAGTACGCCGTGGTCGTCGCAAGCGGCGCCGTGGAGATCGACGGCACGCGCGTAGCACCGGGCTCGCTCGCGTACCTCGGCCTCGGTCGCACCGAGCTCACCGCTTCGGGCAGTGCCGTGTTCCTCCTCCTCGGCGGCGAGCCGTTCGACGAGGAGCTGGTGATGTGGTGGAACTTCATCGGCCGCAGTCACGCGGAGATCGAGTCCATGCGCAAGTCGTGGATGGAGACCTCCGACTACGGCGTCGTCGACTCGTTCGGCGGGGAACGGATGCCCGCGCCGCCGCTCCCTCAGGTCTCGTTGCGCCCGCGCGGCCGGCAGGGCTAA
- a CDS encoding ScyD/ScyE family protein, whose amino-acid sequence MNTRTLSTRVIPSALGVLALAGSTVAAADADQSPPDQAKMAKHKVIADELDNPRQLSLTPGGKLLVAQAGHGSYDPANCIGEGEEAQCVGATGKITVIDSGDRWNPIAHLLSAAGPDGTFAVGSDGASKRRGGPYYAIITYAPPDLMPEGVPGEQAGKLIAKKPGGKAHVVADISKYEENHDPDGEGVESNPYSVLAQKKRVLVADAAGDTVYQVRKGKVRVFHKMKEYGKKVDAVPTSLATDARTGNILVGELHSEMPGKAKVWSLKQNGKVARTWKGFTTVTGVARAKNGTLYVSELFGGTCGFEDIPTCFPGRVVRVLPNGKRKAYAVPFPAGVVVKHGKPYVAAFSIAPSTGAMGNPNWNGQIWRLNQR is encoded by the coding sequence ATGAACACCAGAACCCTTAGTACGCGGGTGATCCCCAGTGCGCTGGGCGTGCTCGCCCTCGCTGGGTCGACAGTGGCGGCCGCCGATGCCGACCAGAGCCCGCCGGATCAAGCCAAGATGGCCAAACACAAGGTCATCGCCGACGAGCTCGACAACCCTCGGCAGCTCTCGCTGACTCCTGGTGGAAAGCTCCTGGTCGCTCAGGCTGGGCACGGGTCGTACGACCCGGCGAACTGCATCGGCGAGGGCGAGGAAGCTCAATGCGTCGGCGCCACCGGCAAGATCACCGTGATCGACTCGGGCGACCGATGGAACCCGATTGCGCATCTGCTGTCGGCGGCCGGTCCGGACGGTACGTTCGCGGTCGGCAGCGACGGCGCAAGCAAGCGCCGAGGGGGTCCGTACTACGCGATCATCACGTACGCGCCGCCCGACCTGATGCCCGAAGGAGTGCCGGGCGAGCAGGCCGGGAAGCTCATCGCCAAGAAGCCCGGCGGCAAGGCCCATGTGGTTGCCGACATCTCGAAGTACGAGGAGAACCACGATCCCGACGGCGAAGGTGTCGAGTCCAACCCGTACTCGGTTCTTGCGCAGAAGAAGCGGGTCCTCGTCGCCGATGCGGCCGGAGACACCGTCTATCAGGTTCGGAAGGGCAAGGTCCGGGTCTTTCACAAGATGAAGGAGTACGGCAAGAAGGTCGACGCAGTGCCGACGTCGCTCGCGACGGACGCACGCACGGGCAACATCCTCGTCGGCGAGCTGCACTCGGAGATGCCGGGCAAGGCCAAGGTGTGGTCACTGAAGCAGAACGGCAAGGTCGCGCGTACGTGGAAGGGCTTCACGACCGTCACCGGCGTGGCGCGTGCGAAGAACGGCACGCTTTACGTGAGCGAGCTGTTCGGCGGCACGTGCGGGTTCGAGGACATCCCGACGTGCTTCCCGGGTCGGGTCGTGCGGGTGCTCCCGAACGGCAAGCGCAAGGCGTACGCAGTCCCGTTCCCCGCGGGCGTCGTCGTGAAGCACGGCAAGCCGTACGTCGCGGCGTTCTCGATCGCCCCGTCGACGGGTGCGATGGGCAATCCCAACTGGAACGGCCAGATCTGGCGCCTCAACCAACGGTGA
- a CDS encoding response regulator transcription factor, with amino-acid sequence MTATAGESSTAALGAIAEPALVSSISDLLPDIVERLAATPELRECGACQQYLAAALELISAHLRPVVSAPPVALTARERDVLTLLAGGMSAQQIARRLEISAATVRKHLEHAYAKLDVHDRLTATIRMRELDLLPD; translated from the coding sequence ATGACTGCTACAGCGGGAGAGTCGAGCACCGCCGCTCTGGGGGCAATTGCCGAGCCGGCGCTCGTGTCGAGCATCTCCGACCTGCTGCCCGACATCGTCGAGCGGCTCGCAGCGACTCCCGAGCTTCGCGAATGCGGTGCGTGCCAGCAGTATCTCGCGGCGGCGTTGGAGTTGATCAGCGCGCATCTGCGGCCGGTCGTCTCGGCGCCGCCGGTGGCGCTCACGGCGCGCGAACGCGACGTGCTCACGCTGCTCGCCGGCGGCATGAGCGCCCAGCAGATCGCACGCCGGCTTGAGATCTCGGCCGCGACGGTACGCAAGCATCTCGAGCATGCGTACGCCAAGTTGGACGTACACGACCGTCTCACGGCGACGATCAGGATGCGCGAGCTCGACCTGTTGCCGGATTGA
- a CDS encoding 3-hydroxyacyl-CoA dehydrogenase NAD-binding domain-containing protein: protein MTETTTTAEAVRYELDADGIATLTLDDPAQRANTMNAAYVASMGRAVDQLSSDRERIKGVVITSAKKTFFAGGDLHTMIQATPDNAQSVFEEVETVKRQLRTIETIGKPVVAALNGTALGGGLEIALACHRRIAVNDGKSLFGLPEVTLGLLPGGGGVTRTVRMFGLQEALMNVLLQGPQMKPERALKAGLVDELVDDADALVPAARAWIDANTDNADAATQPWDREGYKLPGGTPSSPKLAQFLPAFPSTLRKQTKGAPYTAPRNIMSAAVEGAQVDFDTATRIESRYLVDLITKQTFKNMTQAFFFDLQAINAGGSRPEGIEQTKATKLAVLGAGMMGAGIAYVSAKVGIDVMLKDVSVEAAEKGKAYSTKLLDKQVEKGRMTQEKRDEILARITPTADYADLEGCDFVVEAVFESVDLKHQVFAELEPIVKPDALLGSNTSTLPITELATGVKRPDDFIGIHFFSPVDKMPLVEIIAGERTGDEAIARAIDFAKQIKKTPIVVNDSRGFFTSRVFGTLVMEGAAMLGEGVNPVTIERAATLKGFPAPPLAMIDEVALTLTQKINGEAKAAAEAEGFAFGDHPAMKVIDTLVGEFDRKGKAAGAGFYEYPAEGKKYLWPGLWDSFVRDDVEMSLADIQERMTFIMAIETVRCLEEGVLRTVADANIGSIMGIGFPPNYGGALQYIDGYVGGAAGFVERAVEFEKAYGERFAPPTLLLEKAEKRETFAQ from the coding sequence ATGACTGAGACCACCACTACGGCCGAAGCGGTCCGCTACGAGCTCGACGCCGACGGCATCGCCACGCTCACGCTCGACGATCCGGCACAGCGCGCCAACACGATGAACGCCGCGTACGTCGCCTCGATGGGGCGCGCCGTCGACCAGTTGAGCTCCGATCGCGAGCGCATCAAGGGCGTTGTGATCACCAGCGCGAAGAAGACGTTCTTCGCCGGCGGCGACCTGCACACGATGATCCAGGCGACGCCGGACAACGCGCAGTCCGTCTTCGAGGAGGTCGAGACGGTCAAGCGGCAACTGCGCACGATCGAGACGATCGGCAAGCCGGTCGTCGCGGCACTCAACGGCACCGCGCTCGGCGGCGGCCTCGAGATCGCGCTCGCCTGCCATCGCCGGATCGCCGTCAACGACGGCAAGTCGCTGTTCGGCCTGCCCGAGGTGACCCTCGGGCTGCTCCCGGGCGGCGGCGGAGTCACCCGTACGGTGCGGATGTTCGGCCTGCAGGAAGCGCTGATGAATGTGCTGCTCCAAGGGCCGCAGATGAAGCCCGAACGCGCGCTCAAGGCCGGGTTGGTCGACGAGCTGGTCGACGACGCGGACGCTCTCGTACCCGCGGCTCGTGCCTGGATCGACGCCAACACCGACAACGCAGACGCCGCGACCCAGCCGTGGGATCGCGAGGGGTACAAGCTGCCGGGCGGTACGCCGTCGTCGCCGAAGCTCGCGCAGTTCCTGCCGGCATTCCCGTCGACGCTGCGCAAGCAGACGAAGGGTGCGCCGTACACCGCTCCGCGCAACATCATGAGCGCGGCGGTCGAAGGCGCCCAGGTCGACTTCGACACCGCGACTCGCATCGAGTCGCGCTACCTCGTCGACCTGATCACCAAGCAGACGTTCAAGAACATGACGCAGGCATTCTTCTTCGACCTGCAGGCGATCAACGCCGGCGGCTCACGCCCCGAGGGCATCGAGCAGACGAAGGCGACCAAGCTCGCCGTCCTCGGCGCCGGCATGATGGGCGCGGGCATCGCCTACGTTTCGGCGAAGGTCGGCATCGACGTCATGCTCAAGGACGTCAGCGTCGAAGCGGCCGAGAAGGGCAAGGCGTACTCGACGAAGCTCCTCGACAAGCAGGTCGAGAAGGGCCGCATGACGCAGGAGAAGCGCGACGAGATCCTGGCCAGGATCACGCCGACGGCCGACTACGCCGACCTCGAGGGCTGTGACTTCGTTGTCGAGGCGGTCTTCGAGTCGGTCGACCTGAAGCATCAGGTGTTCGCCGAGCTCGAGCCGATCGTCAAGCCGGACGCATTGCTGGGATCGAACACCTCGACCCTGCCGATCACCGAGCTCGCGACCGGGGTGAAGCGTCCCGACGACTTCATCGGGATCCACTTCTTCTCGCCGGTCGACAAGATGCCGCTCGTCGAGATCATCGCCGGCGAACGTACGGGCGACGAGGCGATCGCGCGCGCTATCGACTTCGCCAAGCAGATCAAGAAGACGCCGATCGTGGTCAACGACTCGCGCGGCTTCTTCACCTCACGCGTCTTCGGAACCCTCGTGATGGAGGGTGCGGCGATGCTCGGCGAGGGTGTCAACCCGGTCACCATCGAGCGGGCCGCGACCCTCAAGGGATTCCCTGCGCCGCCGCTGGCGATGATCGACGAGGTCGCGCTGACGTTGACCCAGAAGATCAACGGCGAGGCCAAGGCGGCCGCGGAGGCCGAGGGCTTCGCGTTCGGCGATCACCCGGCGATGAAGGTGATCGACACCCTGGTCGGCGAGTTCGACCGTAAGGGCAAGGCCGCGGGTGCGGGGTTCTACGAGTACCCGGCGGAGGGCAAGAAGTACCTCTGGCCGGGTCTGTGGGACAGCTTCGTACGCGACGACGTCGAGATGTCGTTGGCCGATATCCAGGAGCGGATGACGTTCATCATGGCCATCGAGACGGTGCGCTGCCTCGAGGAGGGCGTGCTGCGTACGGTCGCGGACGCCAACATCGGCTCGATCATGGGCATCGGCTTCCCGCCCAACTACGGCGGCGCGCTGCAGTACATCGACGGGTACGTCGGCGGCGCGGCCGGATTCGTCGAGCGGGCCGTCGAGTTCGAGAAGGCGTACGGCGAGCGCTTCGCCCCGCCGACCCTGCTGCTCGAGAAGGCCGAGAAGCGCGAGACCTTCGCCCAGTAA
- a CDS encoding acetyl-CoA C-acetyltransferase, whose translation MTEAYIYDAIRTPRGRGKKTGSLHEVKPISLVTGLLHEIQARNPQLDAEQIEDLVLGCVTPIGDQGSDIAKTAALAAGLPYTVAGVQLSRFCASGLEAVNQASQRIRSGWEDLILAGGVESMSRVPMASDGGAWAMDPETAFTTDFVPQGIGADLIATIGGWSRTDVDTYAAESQARAAKAIANGYFAKSVIPVKDRNGLTILDHDEFVRAGTTVESLAGLKPSFEALGDFAGFDSVALEKYTEVERINHVHHAGNSSGIVDGAAIVAVGSEDAGKRNGLTPRARVLSTAVSGSEPTIMLTGPAPASRKALAKAGLEVGDIDLIEMNEAFAGVVMRFMQDLSVPHDIVNVNGGAIAMGHPLGATGAMILGTLIDELERRDQRYGLATLCVGGGMGVATVIERL comes from the coding sequence ATGACCGAGGCGTATATCTACGACGCGATCCGCACTCCGCGGGGTCGCGGCAAGAAGACCGGGTCGCTGCACGAAGTGAAGCCGATCAGCCTGGTCACCGGCCTGCTGCACGAGATCCAGGCCCGCAACCCGCAGCTCGATGCCGAGCAGATCGAGGACCTCGTGCTCGGCTGCGTCACCCCGATCGGTGACCAGGGCAGCGATATCGCCAAGACCGCCGCGCTCGCGGCCGGTCTCCCCTACACCGTTGCCGGCGTCCAGCTCAGCCGCTTCTGTGCGTCCGGCCTGGAGGCGGTGAACCAGGCGTCGCAGCGCATCCGCTCCGGCTGGGAAGACCTGATCCTCGCCGGCGGCGTGGAGTCGATGAGCCGCGTGCCGATGGCCTCCGACGGCGGCGCGTGGGCGATGGACCCCGAGACGGCGTTCACCACCGACTTCGTCCCGCAGGGCATCGGTGCCGACCTGATCGCAACGATCGGCGGCTGGTCGCGTACCGACGTCGACACGTATGCAGCCGAGTCGCAGGCGCGGGCGGCGAAGGCGATCGCCAACGGCTACTTCGCCAAGTCGGTCATTCCGGTGAAGGATCGCAACGGCCTCACCATCCTCGACCACGACGAGTTCGTACGCGCGGGCACGACCGTCGAGAGCCTCGCCGGCCTCAAGCCGTCGTTCGAGGCGTTGGGTGACTTCGCCGGGTTCGACTCCGTCGCGCTGGAGAAGTACACCGAGGTCGAGCGGATCAACCACGTCCATCACGCCGGCAACTCCTCGGGCATCGTCGACGGTGCGGCGATCGTCGCGGTCGGCAGCGAGGACGCCGGCAAGCGCAACGGCCTCACGCCGCGTGCGCGCGTCCTCTCCACCGCCGTGAGCGGTTCGGAGCCGACGATCATGCTGACCGGTCCGGCGCCGGCGAGCCGCAAGGCACTCGCCAAGGCCGGCCTCGAGGTCGGCGACATCGACCTGATCGAGATGAACGAGGCGTTCGCCGGCGTCGTCATGCGCTTCATGCAGGACCTCTCGGTGCCGCACGACATCGTGAACGTCAACGGGGGCGCGATCGCGATGGGTCATCCGCTCGGCGCGACCGGCGCGATGATCCTCGGCACGCTGATCGACGAGCTCGAGCGCCGCGACCAGAGATACGGCCTGGCCACCCTGTGCGTCGGCGGTGGCATGGGAGTCGCCACCGTCATCGAGCGTCTCTAA
- a CDS encoding NAD(P)/FAD-dependent oxidoreductase — translation MMSELGRNGATPRRVAVVGGGMVGLSTAWFLQDRGVEVTVYERDHVAAGSSWGNAGWLTPALTVPLPEPSVLTYGVKAVLSPSSPVYVPVSADPGLLRFLSGFTRASTARRWRRSLRAYAPVSRRALESFDLLAKAGVDSPTRETEAFLACFTDAKAREHLVHELDEVRASGQDVAYDLLNGDEARRITPALSERVGAAVRLRGQRFINPPEYVAALAASVRERGGTILEGTGVDEIRDDRDGVVLDLGGGRTERHDAVVAATGTWLGKLARPFGVRKVVQAGRGYSFTVPADVLPENPVYLPDQRVACTPLGDRLRVAGMMEFRRPDVPIDPRRIEAIVEAARPMFGPGVDFDDRRSEWVGSRPCTADGLPLIGPTRSPRVYAAGGHGMWGIVLGPLTGQLIAEAITSGRTPAELTPFDPLR, via the coding sequence ATGATGAGCGAACTCGGTCGCAATGGCGCGACCCCTCGGCGGGTGGCTGTCGTCGGCGGCGGCATGGTCGGACTCTCCACAGCGTGGTTCCTGCAGGACCGTGGCGTCGAGGTCACGGTGTACGAGCGCGACCACGTCGCGGCGGGCTCCTCCTGGGGCAACGCGGGCTGGCTGACACCGGCGCTGACCGTTCCCCTGCCCGAGCCCTCGGTACTCACGTACGGCGTGAAGGCCGTCCTCAGCCCGAGCTCGCCGGTGTACGTACCGGTGAGCGCTGACCCCGGCCTGCTGCGGTTCCTGAGCGGCTTCACCCGGGCCAGCACGGCACGCCGTTGGCGGCGCAGCCTGCGCGCGTACGCACCGGTGAGCCGGCGCGCGCTCGAGTCGTTCGACCTGCTCGCCAAGGCCGGCGTCGACTCCCCGACGCGCGAGACGGAGGCGTTCCTCGCCTGCTTCACCGACGCGAAGGCACGCGAGCACCTGGTCCACGAGCTGGACGAGGTACGGGCCTCGGGGCAGGACGTCGCGTACGACCTGCTCAACGGTGACGAGGCGCGCCGGATCACTCCCGCGCTGTCCGAGCGGGTCGGTGCCGCGGTACGCCTGCGCGGCCAGCGATTCATCAACCCGCCGGAGTACGTCGCGGCCCTTGCCGCTTCGGTACGCGAGCGTGGCGGCACGATTCTCGAGGGAACCGGCGTCGACGAGATCCGCGACGACCGCGACGGTGTCGTCCTCGACCTCGGCGGCGGCCGTACCGAGCGGCACGATGCCGTCGTCGCGGCGACGGGCACCTGGCTCGGCAAGCTGGCCCGCCCGTTCGGCGTCCGCAAGGTCGTACAGGCCGGCCGTGGCTACAGCTTCACGGTCCCGGCGGACGTACTTCCGGAGAATCCCGTCTACCTGCCCGACCAGCGGGTGGCGTGCACGCCGCTCGGCGACCGGCTGCGGGTCGCGGGGATGATGGAGTTCCGTCGCCCGGACGTCCCGATCGACCCCCGCCGGATCGAGGCGATCGTCGAGGCGGCTCGCCCGATGTTCGGCCCCGGTGTCGACTTCGACGACCGTCGCAGCGAGTGGGTCGGTTCGCGTCCGTGCACCGCCGACGGTCTGCCGCTGATCGGCCCGACGCGATCGCCGCGGGTGTACGCGGCGGGCGGACACGGCATGTGGGGCATCGTGCTCGGCCCGTTGACGGGCCAGCTGATCGCCGAGGCGATCACGAGCGGTCGTACGCCCGCCGAACTGACCCCCTTCGACCCGCTGCGCTGA